A single Lancefieldella parvula DSM 20469 DNA region contains:
- a CDS encoding FAD-dependent oxidoreductase — translation MAKVAVIGCTHAGVFATSSILAAHPDWEVHVFERNDTVSFLSCGIALWVGDHVSDPNKMFYSSPEALTEAGAHVHMTTDVTSADVKTKHIVWKDLKTGETFEDDFDYLVITTGSKPIVPPLPGIDGPRVLQCKNWADGRRIHDTMAASKSAIVIGAGYIGAELAEQLSERQKDVTLIDMLPRVLAKNFDKAITDQVEAAYTEHGVTLALGEKVMSFEDNGNSITVVTDKGSYTADYAILGIGFLPRTDLFDGQLEMLSNGAIKVDEYMRTSEPGVFAAGDSASIIFNVTGKEDYIPLATNAVRQGLHVGPNMLEPTAAYAGTQASSAVQLYNYSMAATGLTVAGGKVRGYEYDSISITENYRPEFMLTTEPVTATLVWDPETRLIKGAQFFSTHDDVAQAANVVSVAIAAGMTIDNLAAVDLLFQPNFTNPINYIGSVAMAACAKAK, via the coding sequence ATGGCTAAAGTTGCAGTTATCGGTTGTACCCACGCAGGCGTTTTTGCCACTTCTTCAATCTTGGCTGCACATCCAGATTGGGAAGTTCACGTCTTTGAGCGTAATGACACGGTTTCCTTTTTGTCTTGCGGTATTGCTCTTTGGGTAGGTGACCACGTAAGCGATCCTAACAAGATGTTCTACAGTTCTCCAGAAGCCCTTACAGAGGCTGGCGCTCACGTTCACATGACCACCGACGTCACTTCCGCAGACGTTAAGACCAAGCATATTGTTTGGAAAGATCTCAAAACTGGCGAAACTTTTGAAGATGATTTTGATTACCTTGTGATTACCACCGGCTCTAAGCCAATTGTTCCACCACTACCTGGTATCGACGGGCCTCGCGTTCTTCAATGTAAAAACTGGGCTGACGGTCGTCGTATTCACGACACCATGGCAGCTTCCAAGTCCGCCATTGTCATCGGCGCAGGCTACATTGGTGCGGAGCTTGCAGAACAACTCTCAGAGCGTCAGAAGGACGTTACCCTCATTGATATGCTTCCTCGCGTTCTTGCAAAGAACTTTGACAAGGCAATTACTGACCAGGTAGAAGCAGCTTACACTGAGCACGGCGTCACACTTGCGCTTGGCGAGAAGGTCATGAGCTTTGAGGACAATGGTAATTCCATCACAGTTGTCACCGATAAGGGCTCCTACACTGCAGATTACGCAATTCTGGGAATTGGCTTCCTTCCTCGTACTGATCTCTTTGACGGTCAGCTTGAAATGCTTTCTAACGGCGCTATCAAGGTTGACGAGTACATGCGCACCAGTGAGCCTGGCGTTTTTGCAGCTGGTGACTCTGCTTCCATCATCTTTAACGTCACTGGTAAAGAGGACTACATTCCACTGGCTACCAACGCTGTTCGCCAAGGCCTGCACGTTGGTCCTAACATGCTTGAGCCAACCGCTGCTTACGCTGGTACCCAGGCTTCCAGCGCTGTTCAGCTCTACAACTACTCCATGGCAGCAACAGGTCTCACCGTTGCGGGTGGCAAGGTTCGTGGCTACGAGTACGATTCCATCTCCATTACAGAGAACTATCGTCCTGAGTTCATGTTGACTACCGAGCCAGTTACCGCAACACTTGTCTGGGATCCAGAAACTCGCCTTATCAAAGGCGCACAGTTCTTCTCGACACATGACGATGTTGCTCAAGCAGCAAACGTCGTCTCAGTTGCTATTGCCGCTGGTATGACCATTGATAATCTTGCAGCTGTTGACCTTCTGTTCCAGCCAAACTTCACCAACCCAATCAATTACATTGGTTCCGTTGCTATGGCTGCCTGCGCAAAGGCAAAATAG
- a CDS encoding MerR family transcriptional regulator, whose translation MADSSFLTIGKVVKKLQTLYPDLSVSKVRYLQNEGLITPIRTAGGYRLYSQNDVKRLETILYLQKNRFMPLSVIKEELDRQDKNLEAELQVHDQAVEATNTEAQATPEAQGSSREVQSPLDGKQVSQAILGATHADAIVVPVDDPEIVQKYHAIDRIPEIVGCSVGFVRQLSEAGVITLKRSPHGRDLVDGKDLTLIRLCSDLRHFGFEPKNLRQYVMAANRESSMFAKSLVVYAKKGGGVEVDYTDETRQKFMAALTRMLGLTNAIRNELITKLVRESFKDMRLDE comes from the coding sequence ATGGCTGATTCAAGCTTTCTTACCATCGGTAAAGTAGTCAAGAAATTACAGACACTCTATCCAGACTTGAGTGTTTCTAAAGTCAGATACCTACAAAATGAGGGCTTAATTACCCCCATTAGGACCGCTGGTGGCTATCGTTTGTATTCTCAAAATGACGTTAAACGCCTTGAGACCATTCTGTATTTGCAGAAAAATCGCTTTATGCCGCTCTCCGTCATTAAAGAAGAACTTGATAGACAAGATAAAAACCTTGAAGCTGAACTACAAGTCCATGATCAAGCTGTTGAAGCCACTAACACTGAGGCTCAAGCTACACCAGAAGCTCAAGGTTCTTCTCGCGAGGTTCAATCACCACTTGATGGAAAACAAGTTTCCCAAGCAATTCTTGGCGCAACACATGCTGACGCTATTGTTGTTCCTGTGGATGACCCTGAAATTGTCCAGAAATATCACGCCATTGATCGCATTCCAGAAATTGTGGGATGCTCTGTAGGATTTGTTCGTCAGCTTTCCGAAGCAGGCGTTATTACCCTTAAACGATCTCCACATGGTAGAGACCTTGTAGACGGCAAAGATCTTACGTTGATTCGCCTTTGTAGTGATCTTCGTCACTTTGGTTTTGAGCCTAAAAACCTGCGACAATACGTTATGGCTGCAAACCGAGAGTCTAGTATGTTTGCTAAATCACTTGTCGTATATGCCAAAAAAGGTGGGGGAGTTGAAGTTGACTATACTGATGAAACTCGTCAGAAGTTTATGGCAGCTCTAACCCGCATGTTAGGCCTTACTAATGCAATTAGAAATGAACTTATCACTAAATTAGTTCGTGAATCTTTTAAGGATATGCGCCTAGACGAGTAA
- a CDS encoding HAD hydrolase family protein, translating into MIKLVLSDMDQTLKPAENPSISERTHQAIKNLKAVGIAFGLSTGRPVYDALSYLKSDVSLTDTGLFASGKLLYFNGQLIFKKQFTYEIMEKIFEVISPMQDCLLTYYEEGPLEQPLDASFVSTWKIVNTTQEVVDYLAASFNTFVPGLGPQFVPKDVPMYAGGLLIPQDEKRQQEIYEAVTSAVPEVELVSPYSGWFDINYRGWNKAQGFKTLVEAMGLKPEEVIVCGDSGNDLDLLKLAPYSCCMENGTDEAKEVSKYLLPSVYEEGVAQLLEALTEAQGDFDSEVVQAVLKRTL; encoded by the coding sequence ATGATTAAGCTTGTTCTTTCCGATATGGATCAAACATTAAAACCAGCAGAAAATCCGTCTATTTCAGAAAGAACTCATCAGGCAATTAAGAACCTTAAGGCTGTAGGTATTGCGTTTGGTCTTTCTACTGGAAGGCCAGTATACGATGCTCTGTCTTATCTCAAATCAGACGTTTCTCTGACCGATACCGGCTTGTTTGCTAGCGGAAAGCTTCTCTACTTTAATGGTCAACTCATTTTTAAGAAACAATTTACCTATGAAATTATGGAAAAAATCTTCGAAGTAATTTCTCCAATGCAAGACTGCTTGCTTACATATTATGAAGAAGGACCACTTGAGCAGCCTTTAGATGCTTCATTTGTATCTACTTGGAAAATAGTTAATACCACTCAAGAGGTAGTTGATTATCTTGCAGCCTCGTTCAACACTTTTGTGCCAGGACTTGGACCTCAGTTCGTCCCAAAAGATGTTCCTATGTATGCAGGAGGTCTACTCATCCCTCAAGATGAAAAACGGCAGCAAGAAATCTATGAAGCGGTTACCAGCGCAGTTCCAGAGGTTGAACTAGTTTCCCCATATTCGGGTTGGTTTGATATCAATTATCGTGGCTGGAATAAGGCACAAGGATTTAAAACGCTTGTTGAAGCTATGGGCCTTAAACCGGAAGAAGTCATTGTTTGTGGTGATTCTGGAAATGACTTGGACCTTCTTAAGCTTGCCCCATATTCATGCTGCATGGAAAACGGTACTGACGAGGCCAAGGAAGTTTCAAAGTACCTGTTGCCTAGCGTGTATGAGGAAGGCGTAGCTCAGCTCTTAGAAGCGCTTACAGAGGCTCAGGGAGACTTTGATTCTGAGGTTGTCCAGGCTGTCCTGAAGAGAACTCTATAG
- a CDS encoding D-alanyl-D-alanine carboxypeptidase family protein gives MTFLQHNHVSLRQLSYKTLAFLVSLLLVIVLTAPFIPASKVLAENTSSNKSSVTDEPKLTEATTAIVTDSQGNVLWSKNPDQELPMASITKVMTAIVALDSGVNLDEPCKITVPDLEEGSQVAGLTSDDTPTLRQLIMMMLVYSANDAAYNIAINVSGSQQAFADQMNKKAAEIGMTHTQFQNPHGLDADGHYSTARDLALMGRYAREHYPLIASAVHTRSYTTTVGGEQRTFHSTDDLMDTYRGLLGIKTGAEDSGTAFLGASKRGNITLYTCVLGCETIQGRFDDTAILMNWAYRNYNRISVQRADQIIQIRPSEDNFLFSTVVKPLTSTTYMAWPGSKDFTYQTTMLSLNYPVADEQLISSTDWSQDSARVGTTITQAHVTLWTIPAYNLFDLHSVAPYLFGEN, from the coding sequence ATGACTTTCCTCCAGCACAACCATGTATCTTTGCGCCAGCTCTCTTATAAGACGCTGGCTTTTCTTGTAAGTTTGCTGCTTGTGATTGTCCTCACCGCTCCTTTTATACCTGCATCTAAGGTTCTGGCAGAAAATACCTCTTCTAACAAGTCTTCTGTAACCGATGAACCAAAACTTACCGAGGCAACTACTGCAATTGTTACTGATTCACAGGGAAACGTTCTTTGGAGTAAAAATCCCGATCAAGAGCTTCCTATGGCATCCATCACTAAGGTCATGACTGCGATTGTTGCACTTGATTCAGGTGTTAATCTTGATGAGCCTTGTAAAATCACTGTTCCAGATCTTGAAGAAGGCTCACAGGTTGCAGGTTTAACCTCGGACGATACTCCAACACTCAGGCAGCTTATTATGATGATGTTGGTATATTCGGCAAATGACGCTGCTTATAACATTGCCATCAACGTATCCGGCTCTCAGCAGGCCTTTGCTGATCAAATGAACAAGAAAGCCGCTGAGATTGGCATGACTCATACGCAATTTCAGAATCCTCACGGCTTAGATGCCGACGGTCATTATTCAACGGCACGAGACCTTGCTCTGATGGGTCGTTATGCTCGAGAACATTACCCACTAATCGCAAGTGCTGTTCATACCAGGTCATACACCACAACGGTAGGAGGGGAGCAACGTACATTCCACTCAACTGATGATCTTATGGATACTTATCGTGGTCTTCTCGGCATCAAAACAGGCGCAGAAGATTCTGGTACCGCTTTCTTAGGAGCTTCCAAGCGTGGAAACATCACGCTTTATACCTGCGTGCTTGGTTGCGAGACCATACAAGGTCGTTTTGACGATACAGCCATACTGATGAACTGGGCTTATCGCAATTACAACCGTATAAGCGTTCAGCGTGCTGACCAGATTATTCAAATCCGTCCCAGTGAAGATAATTTCTTGTTCTCTACAGTAGTTAAACCACTAACCTCCACTACGTATATGGCTTGGCCAGGATCTAAAGATTTTACGTATCAGACAACTATGCTTTCACTCAACTACCCAGTAGCTGATGAGCAACTGATTTCTTCAACAGACTGGTCGCAGGATTCTGCGAGAGTAGGAACTACCATTACTCAGGCGCATGTCACACTTTGGACTATTCCAGCCTACAACCTCTTTGACCTCCATTCGGTTGCTCCGTATCTCTTTGGAGAAAACTAA
- a CDS encoding class I SAM-dependent methyltransferase codes for MNDYIKLNQNRWNNVKNDYTEPLTHEELEEVKNNPISVALTVGKKVPKEWFGKANGKKILGLACGGGQQGPVFAAKGYDVTIMDFSTSQLQKDEMVAKREGLKINTVQADMTKPFPFEDETFDIIFNPVSNVYIEDLENMYKEAARVLKKGGLLMVGFMNPWTYMYDADVVWDHPDEELLLKFSIPFNSKELEEQGKITIDPEYGYEFSHTLETQIRGQLKNGLAMIDFYESCDKRNRLSQYGNDYIATLCIKL; via the coding sequence GTGAATGACTATATAAAATTAAATCAAAATAGATGGAATAATGTAAAAAATGACTATACCGAGCCGTTGACACATGAGGAATTAGAAGAAGTTAAAAATAATCCAATTTCTGTCGCATTAACGGTTGGGAAAAAAGTTCCAAAAGAATGGTTTGGAAAAGCCAACGGAAAAAAGATATTAGGTTTAGCTTGTGGTGGTGGACAGCAAGGTCCAGTTTTTGCTGCAAAAGGTTATGACGTAACCATAATGGATTTTTCTACATCACAATTACAAAAAGATGAGATGGTTGCTAAAAGAGAAGGCTTAAAAATCAATACCGTTCAAGCTGACATGACAAAACCATTTCCATTTGAAGATGAAACTTTCGATATTATTTTTAATCCAGTTTCGAATGTATACATTGAAGACTTAGAAAACATGTATAAAGAAGCAGCTCGCGTATTGAAAAAGGGTGGGCTGTTAATGGTCGGCTTCATGAATCCTTGGACGTACATGTATGACGCTGACGTTGTATGGGACCACCCCGATGAGGAATTACTTTTAAAGTTTTCGATCCCTTTTAATTCAAAAGAGCTTGAAGAGCAGGGCAAAATAACCATAGATCCAGAATATGGATATGAATTTAGCCATACCTTAGAAACTCAGATTAGAGGCCAACTTAAAAATGGCCTTGCTATGATAGATTTTTATGAGTCATGTGATAAAAGAAATCGATTATCACAGTATGGAAATGACTATATTGCCACGCTTTGCATCAAGCTCTAA
- a CDS encoding class I SAM-dependent methyltransferase — translation MEAGHEFLLRMGKTRLRPGGIEATNWLLNSVDITPETQILEVACNIGTTTVELVKRFHCHVTAIDLNADVLSKTRENIARNNISEYVTVEQGDATNLSYPDNSFDVVINEAMLTMLSEQQKEAAVKEYARVLKPGGVLLTHDVLLLKENDELVHELSRTINVNVKPLTLADWKSLFESAGFSSETKSGKMTLMNPAGLIADEGADGALRVIRNGLKPENTKMFTSMFTFFNDYANDLNYIAVVSRKPK, via the coding sequence ATGGAAGCTGGTCACGAGTTTTTACTTCGTATGGGCAAAACAAGACTGCGTCCTGGAGGTATTGAGGCAACCAACTGGCTGCTTAATTCTGTGGATATCACGCCAGAAACTCAGATTCTTGAGGTGGCTTGTAATATTGGAACAACTACGGTTGAGCTGGTAAAACGTTTTCACTGCCATGTAACGGCAATTGATCTCAATGCAGACGTGCTCTCCAAAACAAGAGAAAACATCGCGAGAAACAATATCTCAGAGTACGTAACGGTGGAACAAGGAGACGCTACAAACCTCTCCTACCCCGATAATAGCTTTGATGTTGTTATCAACGAAGCAATGCTCACTATGCTCTCTGAACAGCAGAAAGAGGCAGCCGTAAAAGAGTATGCACGCGTACTGAAGCCAGGTGGTGTGCTACTCACTCATGACGTTCTTTTGCTCAAAGAAAATGATGAGCTAGTCCATGAGCTCTCGCGAACTATTAACGTTAATGTGAAGCCACTTACCCTTGCAGATTGGAAGAGTCTCTTTGAGTCAGCGGGTTTCTCGTCAGAAACTAAGAGCGGCAAGATGACGCTTATGAATCCAGCAGGACTCATCGCTGACGAGGGCGCAGATGGCGCTTTAAGGGTTATCAGAAATGGTCTCAAGCCCGAGAACACCAAGATGTTTACCAGCATGTTTACGTTCTTTAACGATTACGCCAACGATCTCAACTACATTGCCGTAGTGAGTAGAAAGCCAAAATAG
- a CDS encoding CDP-alcohol phosphatidyltransferase family protein: MQTRQQLANQVASQIKEAADANAAKAQAEGTITDPVGSSNNPSNAIFTVANVITFCRLILTIVFLVLFSTGGNRWVALGCYVTAAVTDFLDGQIARRTQTVSWLGKIMDPIMDRVLLITGVLGLLIIGELPLWIPLFVIGRDVYLTLGALVVRKFRRRPIDVAFVGKAATAFLMTGFSLLLLGIPVVSGLGLVNVNWLPGLNSESSALGIFFVYIGIIFSAITAIVYTVEAAKIVKDSKITQA, translated from the coding sequence TTGCAAACTAGGCAGCAGCTAGCTAATCAAGTAGCATCCCAAATTAAAGAAGCAGCAGACGCTAATGCAGCAAAAGCTCAGGCAGAAGGTACTATTACTGATCCAGTTGGTAGTTCTAACAATCCTTCCAATGCTATTTTTACCGTTGCAAACGTTATTACATTTTGCAGATTGATTCTTACAATTGTCTTCCTCGTTCTCTTCTCAACAGGTGGAAATCGTTGGGTTGCGCTTGGTTGTTATGTAACCGCAGCTGTCACTGACTTTCTTGACGGTCAGATTGCTCGTAGAACACAGACCGTCAGCTGGCTGGGTAAAATCATGGATCCTATCATGGATCGAGTCCTTCTTATTACTGGTGTTCTCGGGCTCCTAATTATTGGTGAGCTTCCTCTTTGGATTCCGCTGTTTGTTATTGGACGAGACGTTTACCTTACCCTGGGTGCACTTGTAGTTCGCAAATTCCGTAGACGTCCCATTGATGTTGCCTTTGTAGGTAAAGCTGCAACTGCATTTTTGATGACTGGCTTTAGCCTGCTTCTCCTAGGCATTCCCGTTGTTTCCGGACTTGGACTAGTAAACGTTAACTGGCTTCCAGGTCTTAATTCTGAAAGTAGTGCTCTAGGCATCTTCTTTGTGTACATAGGAATTATTTTCTCGGCAATTACCGCCATTGTTTATACTGTTGAAGCGGCTAAAATAGTTAAAGATAGTAAAATCACTCAAGCATAA
- a CDS encoding Rid family detoxifying hydrolase, whose protein sequence is MKYAINAVGVPTPMGPYSQGTTAGRLVFVTGQIAVSAENPNKLIDGGVEEQTTRIIHLAQSILAEAGCTLSDVAQTTIYLADINDLPKVNEIYRQYFVLPAPSRAVVEVSALPLGALIEMNCIACR, encoded by the coding sequence ATGAAATATGCAATTAATGCAGTAGGTGTCCCAACTCCTATGGGGCCATACTCCCAAGGTACTACTGCAGGTAGATTAGTATTTGTAACTGGTCAAATTGCAGTATCTGCAGAAAATCCAAACAAATTAATTGACGGTGGAGTTGAAGAACAGACAACTCGCATCATTCATCTTGCTCAGTCAATTCTGGCAGAAGCAGGATGTACGCTTTCTGATGTTGCTCAGACAACTATCTACCTTGCCGATATCAATGATTTACCTAAAGTAAATGAGATTTACAGACAGTATTTTGTCCTTCCAGCGCCTAGTCGAGCAGTTGTTGAAGTTTCTGCGTTACCACTTGGTGCGCTCATCGAAATGAACTGCATCGCGTGCCGTTAA
- a CDS encoding FHA domain-containing protein — translation MSTDDIKQQSPDSTEIFRMPSADATVPDLMAQQKPSHPVLTIVKGPQTGQTFELNLPQISLGRDPKSSVFLNDMTVSRNHATIDLSNLSLGYATIEDLDSLNGTWVDGAIINKATLRDGSTIQIGTFRMVFHTSRVSA, via the coding sequence ATGTCAACTGACGACATCAAACAGCAGTCACCAGACTCGACAGAGATTTTCCGCATGCCATCAGCTGACGCTACGGTTCCAGACCTCATGGCTCAACAAAAGCCATCTCATCCTGTCCTTACCATTGTTAAGGGACCACAGACTGGTCAAACTTTTGAGCTTAATCTTCCACAGATTTCTCTTGGTAGAGATCCAAAGAGCAGCGTTTTCTTAAATGACATGACGGTATCCAGAAATCATGCCACTATTGATCTTTCTAACCTTTCCCTTGGTTACGCAACTATTGAAGACCTCGATTCTCTCAATGGTACTTGGGTTGATGGTGCCATTATCAATAAAGCTACGCTACGCGATGGTTCAACCATTCAGATTGGCACGTTCCGTATGGTCTTTCATACCAGTAGAGTTTCAGCTTAA
- a CDS encoding M20 family peptidase has translation MNIYDHFAHEDEYPELNIEAMSERLAKALSFKTVYVDADTTDWTQFDGLQQHIVDSFPYVMTAASNVEVIGHSLLIEIPGSNHELPALMLIAHQDVVPVVPGTEDAWTHDPFGGDVDDTYIWGRGALDIKDMLMGELEALEYLLSQGFSPKRSIYLAFGEDEEVLSHGATKLAEVMAAREMRAACLLDEGTTTFFDGSAYGAPKATVADICISQKGFLNVKLTALGHGGHSSNPFGGTSLEHLTCALAALSKAKPQPELNDIVKETFKVLAPEITEEPFVSLVHDVDTNADKIAVAAAQIKEIYPFVTTTYAFNMLEGSSSAANVMPGNVNAIINIRLLPGVSVNKTVEHIKQVVAQVDPNIDVEVLHSTSAGRIDSPIGAGYQELKAIMEHYHPGVTFVPSFVCGGTDSVRYEGICDSILRICPFRPTPEDEANGVHGIDERIEKRVYAQGIRVLVAFVKQMCQ, from the coding sequence ATGAATATTTATGACCACTTTGCTCACGAGGATGAATATCCAGAGCTCAACATAGAGGCGATGTCTGAACGACTAGCAAAGGCTCTGTCTTTTAAGACGGTATATGTAGACGCTGATACAACTGATTGGACGCAATTTGATGGCCTGCAACAGCACATTGTTGATAGTTTCCCATATGTTATGACCGCAGCTTCCAACGTTGAAGTGATTGGTCACTCGCTACTCATTGAAATTCCAGGATCTAACCATGAGCTTCCTGCATTGATGCTTATTGCACACCAAGACGTTGTTCCTGTTGTACCTGGAACGGAAGATGCATGGACGCATGACCCCTTTGGCGGAGATGTCGACGACACCTATATTTGGGGGCGAGGCGCGCTCGACATCAAAGATATGCTCATGGGAGAGCTTGAGGCATTGGAGTATCTGCTTTCACAGGGTTTCTCGCCAAAACGCTCTATCTACCTGGCATTTGGCGAGGACGAAGAGGTCTTAAGCCACGGCGCCACCAAGCTTGCAGAGGTAATGGCCGCACGAGAAATGCGTGCAGCTTGCCTGTTAGACGAAGGTACCACCACATTTTTTGACGGCAGTGCATACGGTGCACCTAAGGCCACGGTGGCCGACATCTGTATCTCACAAAAGGGTTTCTTGAACGTTAAGCTCACCGCACTCGGACATGGAGGACATTCCTCTAATCCGTTTGGTGGAACATCACTTGAGCATTTGACCTGCGCGCTTGCAGCTCTTTCTAAAGCTAAACCTCAACCTGAGCTTAATGATATTGTCAAAGAAACCTTTAAAGTTCTTGCACCAGAAATTACAGAAGAACCTTTTGTATCCCTGGTACATGATGTTGATACAAATGCAGATAAAATTGCAGTTGCAGCAGCTCAGATTAAAGAGATCTATCCATTTGTCACTACAACATATGCCTTTAATATGCTTGAGGGTTCAAGCAGTGCGGCTAATGTTATGCCTGGTAATGTCAATGCAATCATCAACATCAGGCTGCTTCCTGGTGTAAGCGTCAACAAAACTGTTGAGCACATTAAACAGGTGGTGGCTCAAGTTGACCCTAACATCGACGTTGAGGTTTTGCACTCCACTTCTGCGGGAAGAATTGATTCTCCAATTGGAGCCGGCTATCAAGAACTCAAGGCCATCATGGAACATTACCATCCAGGCGTTACTTTTGTTCCATCGTTTGTATGTGGTGGTACCGATTCCGTTCGATATGAGGGAATCTGCGATTCTATTCTGCGTATTTGTCCTTTTAGGCCAACACCAGAAGATGAGGCAAACGGCGTTCACGGCATTGATGAACGTATCGAGAAACGCGTTTATGCCCAAGGTATCCGCGTTCTTGTGGCCTTTGTTAAACAAATGTGCCAATAA
- a CDS encoding oleate hydratase — MYYSAGTYESFAKPEKPKDADKKSAYIIGTGLAGLAAAFYLVRDGQVKGSRIHLLEKLELAGGSCDGRKDITKGFYMRGGREMDNHFECMWDMFRDVPSIETPGISVLDEYYWLNKHDPNYSLCRASEKCGKDAHTDKKFKLDRESSLALAKLFMTPEKDLEDKKISEVLPDSFWNTNFWLYWQTMFAFQRWSSALEMKRYLCRYCHHIDGLPDFTALRFTKYNQYESMILPLVRYLEDHGVTVDYGMDVKNVIINDTNGKKVATQIVYKKDGSQQTIDLTEDDLVFITNGCCTDTSCYGDQNTAPDISNVRNGVGESWDLWKNIATQAKHGEYGNPENFCSDFEATNWMSATIQTKDEEIIKKIIGVCKRDPREGKVTTGGIVTVKDSTDNWYLSWTINRQPQFRAQDKDTVLIWVYALSTNKPGNFVKKAMRNCTGEEVCQEWLYHIGVPTKKIEDWAKNRCNTTTCFMPYINAFFQPRKAEDRPLVVPEGSVNFAFIGQFAETPRDTIFTTEYSIRTGMESVYTLMNVDRGVPEVWGSQYDIRELLRATYYALDKKTLDKAPLSFKEKMLLKVALKAVKGTDIELLLRNSGLIK, encoded by the coding sequence ATGTACTACTCTGCTGGAACGTATGAATCGTTCGCTAAACCAGAAAAACCCAAAGATGCCGACAAAAAATCAGCCTATATCATTGGAACAGGTCTTGCAGGTCTAGCTGCTGCGTTTTATCTTGTCCGCGATGGTCAGGTTAAAGGTTCAAGAATTCACCTGCTAGAAAAACTTGAACTTGCAGGAGGAAGCTGTGATGGCCGCAAAGATATAACCAAGGGTTTCTATATGCGCGGTGGCCGTGAGATGGACAACCACTTTGAATGTATGTGGGATATGTTCAGAGACGTTCCATCTATTGAAACGCCTGGCATCTCGGTACTTGATGAGTACTATTGGCTCAACAAGCACGACCCTAATTACTCCCTGTGCAGAGCTTCTGAGAAGTGTGGCAAAGACGCTCACACAGACAAGAAGTTCAAGCTTGATAGAGAGTCATCACTTGCGCTCGCTAAGCTCTTTATGACTCCCGAGAAGGACCTTGAGGACAAGAAGATTAGCGAGGTGCTTCCTGATTCATTCTGGAATACTAACTTCTGGCTTTATTGGCAGACTATGTTTGCATTCCAAAGATGGTCCTCAGCTCTTGAAATGAAGCGTTATTTATGCAGGTATTGTCATCATATTGATGGCCTCCCTGACTTTACCGCTTTACGTTTTACTAAATACAACCAGTATGAGAGCATGATTTTGCCGTTGGTAAGGTATCTTGAGGACCATGGCGTCACCGTTGATTATGGTATGGATGTCAAAAACGTTATCATCAACGATACCAACGGTAAAAAGGTAGCTACTCAGATTGTTTACAAGAAGGACGGCTCGCAGCAAACCATCGATCTTACTGAAGACGATTTAGTGTTTATTACCAATGGTTGCTGCACCGATACCTCTTGCTATGGTGATCAGAACACAGCTCCCGATATTAGTAACGTGAGAAATGGCGTGGGAGAGTCCTGGGATTTGTGGAAAAACATCGCAACTCAGGCTAAACATGGTGAGTACGGTAATCCTGAAAATTTCTGCAGTGACTTTGAGGCAACCAACTGGATGAGCGCCACTATCCAGACAAAAGATGAAGAGATTATCAAGAAAATCATTGGCGTCTGCAAGAGAGATCCAAGAGAAGGTAAAGTCACAACCGGTGGCATTGTAACCGTCAAAGATAGCACCGATAACTGGTACCTCTCGTGGACTATTAACCGTCAGCCACAATTTAGAGCACAGGACAAAGACACTGTACTTATCTGGGTCTATGCTCTGAGCACCAACAAACCTGGTAATTTTGTTAAGAAAGCTATGCGTAACTGCACTGGCGAAGAAGTGTGCCAGGAATGGCTCTATCACATTGGCGTTCCAACCAAGAAGATTGAGGACTGGGCAAAGAATCGCTGTAACACTACTACATGCTTTATGCCTTATATCAACGCATTCTTCCAGCCGAGAAAAGCAGAAGATCGACCTCTAGTTGTACCTGAGGGATCTGTTAACTTTGCCTTTATTGGACAGTTTGCCGAGACTCCTCGAGATACTATCTTTACTACAGAGTATTCAATCCGTACTGGTATGGAGTCCGTCTACACTCTAATGAATGTTGATAGGGGTGTGCCAGAGGTTTGGGGTTCTCAGTACGACATCAGAGAGCTTCTTAGAGCAACCTACTATGCCCTGGACAAGAAAACTCTTGATAAGGCCCCTCTCTCATTCAAAGAGAAAATGCTTTTGAAGGTAGCTCTCAAGGCTGTCAAGGGCACTGATATTGAACTACTTTTAAGGAACAGCGGACTGATTAAGTAG